In the genome of Arachis stenosperma cultivar V10309 chromosome 2, arast.V10309.gnm1.PFL2, whole genome shotgun sequence, the window CTTCAAATCCTCATTTAATTCTTAATTGTGTTTATATAAAAGCCTTCAACCTCTTCATTCTGCTTCACCACCAATCACCACCATCATCACCACTTCCCTTATCATCATCCTTTCACCATTTTTTTCTGCAAAATCATAAACTTTAAACTGATTTTGCATCTGGGGTTGTGCCAAATTTCTAACTTGTAACTGAAGTTTAAACCTTTTTTACTTCTCAACAGAACTTACCATACATATATAGCACAAAAGTGAAGAAGctacttttcaattttttttcatcatgagtacaaaatctgattcaggcaaTATATTGAATAATTCTGATGCAATTGTGATCTCTGGGAAGATCATGGTTGCAGTAGTGATATTGCTGTCATTGGTGTTTGTTTTTgtcttcatgcttcatctctattCCAAGTTTTCAATGTGGCGTGTTCAGCAAGAAACCTCCATTCCTTCACCACAAATCCGCCGTCGTCACCGCCACCGCCGCCATCGCCACCTTGTATTCGCCTTGGCCGAAGACGCTATCCTCCATGGAACTCAAAATGTTGGGCTTGACCCTTCAGTTCTTAAGTCCATACCTGTGTTGGTGTTCCAACCCCATGAATTCAAAGAGGATTTAGAATGTGCTGTTTGCATATCTGAGCTTGTTGAAGGTGAAAAGTTTAGAGCTTTGCCACATTGCAATCATGGGTTCCATGTTGATTGCATTGACATGTGGTTCCAATCACATTCTACTTGTCCCCTTTGTAGGACACTAGTTACTGAAAAACTCTCTAAGCTAAATAATAGCACTCCAAGTGTTCGAGAGAATGTCACAGAGAACAGTGAGTCATCATCAGAAGCTGAAAACCCTGCTGATGTGAATACCAATGATGAGTCTTCAAATTTTCCCACACATGTGTTGGTTTGGGGTGATCAAACACAATTTTCACACACTACTGAGGATCCACATTGCTCATCATCATCTGGTTCATGTTCTTCAAGCAGTGAGAGTGGAAGTGATAGTAGCACTAGTAGCAGCAGCAATGGAAGAAACAATAATGGAGTGTTGGTGATTGATATACCAAATGATGAGGTCACTCCTGAAGATGATGATGAGATGAAATCATCATCACCAATGGTAGCAAGATTGAGGTCAATCAAGAAGCTTCTAAGTAGGGACAAAAAGTCAACTAGTCCTTGTAGTCCCAATTCTTTTGATGTGGAACAAGCATAGAATTAGGAGTTTGTTGATGTTATTCAtttcaattattatttatttcagtaCATATTCTGATATATCTCAATTGAAACTGTTGTAAAAAGAAGGCAAAATGAAAAGCTGGTGTAATATCTAGTTCTATAA includes:
- the LOC130962351 gene encoding RING-H2 finger protein ATL60-like — its product is MSTKSDSGNILNNSDAIVISGKIMVAVVILLSLVFVFVFMLHLYSKFSMWRVQQETSIPSPQIRRRHRHRRHRHLVFALAEDAILHGTQNVGLDPSVLKSIPVLVFQPHEFKEDLECAVCISELVEGEKFRALPHCNHGFHVDCIDMWFQSHSTCPLCRTLVTEKLSKLNNSTPSVRENVTENSESSSEAENPADVNTNDESSNFPTHVLVWGDQTQFSHTTEDPHCSSSSGSCSSSSESGSDSSTSSSSNGRNNNGVLVIDIPNDEVTPEDDDEMKSSSPMVARLRSIKKLLSRDKKSTSPCSPNSFDVEQA